Below is a genomic region from Methanomassiliicoccales archaeon.
ATAGGCGTGCTCAGTTCGGTCATGGATGTGGGGCATTCGGCTGGCCCGCTGATAACAGGAGTGGTTGTCGGCCTGATCTCTTATCAGGCAGGTTTCGGACTGGCCGGCCTGGTCCTCCTGGCCGGGGCGATCGTTTTCGCACTGGGTGTGTGGAAAGGAGGTCCGCCGACGAAGAACGGGCATTGTGACGCCTGACCATCAGAGGTATTTTAAAATAGGGAGGGCTCAGACGCTTATTCATGAAGACATCAACGATCATAGGCATCGTCTTGGTCGTGGTTATCATCGTCATCGCTGGCGTTTATGTTGCAACGCAGAACAACAATAACAGCGGGACGACTCCGGTGGGAGACAACCCAGTGACCATATCCAACTTTGCATTTTCACCGAACCTGATCATCGTGCATGTGAACGACACCGTTACCTGGAAGAACAACGATGGCATAACCCATACGGTGACGTCAGACGCAAATTCGACCAAGGTGTTCGACAGCGGCAACCTGGGGGCGGGTTCCACATTCTCGGTGACGTTCACCGTTGCGGGGGATTATTGGTACCACTGCACCATCCACCCCAGCATGGCCCATGCGATCGTCCGGGTCCTTCCTCAGACGACCGGATGAGGACAGCCTGCAACGAGAACTCCCTTCGGAATTGGTGAGTTCTCACAAAAACGTTTTACGTAGAATTGCCCATGTGCAGATAAGATGAAAAGAATAGCGACGCTGTTGCTGACGGTCGCGCTCCTTATCAGCGCCATCCCGGTCCTGACCGCCCCGGCATTGTCGGCCACGGTGGAACAGGGGTTCCAGGGCACGGTTCTTAACGAAACCGGCGCCCCCATGTCCGAGGTGGTCATCACCGCCCGGAACACCACCACGGATTCCGCGCTGACCACTTTTACGAACAGTGCCGGAGCCTTCGCGCTCAACACTCCCAATGGCACATACAACATCTCAGCGGGGTTGTCGAATTACCGGTCCAACATCACCTATGTGGATAAGACCATCATATCGGGCCAGGCGGTGGAGCTCAACTTCACTATGACAGAGATCCTGGGATCCCTGAACGGGTTCGTCACCGATGGCAAGGCACCGGTGAACGGCGTGACCGTCGTCATGGCGAGCGACCATTATAACTATACGGCCGTGACCGTGGCGCCGTTGGGCGAGTACCGGATCAGTAAGATTCAACCGGACACATACGTGGCCAATTTCACCAAGTTAGGCTATGACCGCACCAACTCCCTCCCCCTGGTGATAAAACGGGGGGTCATCAAACTGTATAACGCCTCCATGCAGGCACAGCCCTGCACGCTTTTCGGCCAGGTGACCGAGAACGGCAATCCGCAGGACGGCGTGACCATAACCGCAAGGGGGCAGGACACTCTGTGGACTGGCACCACCGACGCCAAGGGCAATTACAGTATCCAGCTCACAGCTGATTCCTACACCGTAACGTTCACCAAGAAGGACTTCAACGCCAAGGATGTGTCCATATCGCTGGCACCTTTTGAGGACCGACAGCTTGATGTCTCGATCCTCAAGTCCAAGAACAATAACACCTCGGCGTACCTGTTCGGGTTCGATTTGCCTCACTCTCTGATGGTCATAGGTTTGATCATCGCATTGGCGACGATCTGCGCCGCATTGTTCGTCAATTTCAAGGTGAGGAAGAAACCAGAACTCCTGGGCCAAGATCCCCATGATGAGAAGAGACAGGAACGGTCATAGTCCAAGGTCCTTGCGTATCCCTTCTAGGTTGACCCTGACCCTTTCGTCGATCTCGTCGTAGAGGCTTCGTCCATGGGAGTCGATGGCGACGATCAAAGGACCGAAGTCGTTGGCTTGCAGATGCCAGACCGCCTCCGGCATGCCCAGATCCAGCCAGTCGACCGATTCCACCTTGGTTATCCCTTTAGAAGCAATGATCGCAGCGCCCCCAGTGAACGCCAGGTATACGCAACCTTGTTCCTTCATCGCCTCAACGGTCGATCTCGACATCCCGCCCTTGCCGATTATCGCTCTTATACCGAACGCCTTAATGAACGCCGGCTCGATCGTGTTCATGCGCGAGCTGGTTGTGGGGCCGGCAGCAACCAGCCTCCACCCGTCCGCCTCTCGGACCATGATGGGGCCGCAATGGTAGACCGCGATGCCCTGGAGATCGAAGGGTAGCGGTTCTCCCCGCTCATGCATCTCCAGCGCCCGCATGTGCGCTTCATCCCTTGCCGTAAGGACCGGCCCGGACAGCAGAACCTCTTCCCCTGCGGCCAGCGAACGGACGGTGTCCTCTGATAACGGCGAAACCACCCTCTTCACCAGAACCCCTCCGTCGAGAAAACCGCACGACCATCCGGATATAGCCTGACCGATGCCCTTCTGGCCGCCCAGCATTGCAGGCTGATCGCGACAGGCAGGGAAGCGGTGTGGCAGGAGGCCGATTCTATGCTAACGCCCAGGACGGTGCTCTTCCCGCCCAGCCCCATCGGCCCGATGCCAGTCCGGTTCAGCGCCTCGGTCATCTCCTCCTCCATCCGCCTCAGAGATCCGTCCTCGCTCCTTTTGTGCACTGGACGTAGCAGGGCCTTCTTGGCCAGGTGGCAGGCCAGATCGGCGGTTCCGCCGATACCTACCCCGACGATCACCGGCGGACAGGGTCTTCCCCCGGCGGCCACCACGGTGTCCAGGATGAACTCCTTGATGCCCTTGACACCTTGGGACGGAGTGAGCATGCGCAGCGCCGACATGTTCTCCGAGCCCGCCCCCTTCATCATCAATGTGATATCGGTGTGGTCATGGTCGGCTGGCTCGAAATGGATCAGGGGCATCATGTCCCCCAGGTTGTTTCCCGCGTTCATCCTCGTGACCGGATCGACCACATTGGGACGCAGGGGGATCGTTCTGGTCGCCCTCTCCACACCCTTCCTTATGGCGGCAATGAGCCGCCCATCACAGCGGCCCGATATGTAGAACAACGGAAGCCCGGTGTCTTGACACATGGGCAGAAGACGCATCTCCCCCAGCTCGACGTTCTTGAGGATGGTGTCCAGCTGGACCTTGGCAACTGGCTCTGTCTCGGCTTCCCGGGCCCTTTCCAATGCCTCCATGACATCGGACGGCAAAGTGGTGGCAGCCGTCCTGAGGAGCCGGATGGTGATCTCCTCGATGACCTCATCGTCGTAATGCATCGAGGTGTGCATCGTTGCGAGAAGTGATAACATTTTGCCATATGGTCAGGGCATTTTTATAACATTTTTCATATTCACAAAGTTCATATAGCGACAGAGTCTGCTGGGACTCAAGGATGATCCCATGGAATATCCTATTGAGATAGAGAACCTGGTAAAGGACTACCGTGGAGGTTTCAGGGCGGTGGACTCACTGACACTGAAGGTACCCCATAAGGCCTTCCTTGGCTTCCTCGGACCGAACGGGGCGGGCAAGACCACCACCATCAAGGTCCTGACAAATATGCTGGTCGCGACGTCTGGAAAGGCGTCACTGAATGGAATCGACGTGACATCGGACCCGAAGATGGCGCTGGCGGACGTTGGTGCGGTCGTCGAGACGCCGGAGTTCTATCCGTATCTGACGCCGATCGAGACGTTGGAGTACCTGGGGCAGCTGAGGGGCATGTCCATGACGGACATCCGCAGGCGTTCCAAAGAGGTGCTCGAGGTCGTTAAGATGACCGAATGGCAGGACAAGCGCATCGGCAAGTTCTCCAAAGGGATGAAACAGAGGCTGGCCATCGCCCAGGCGTTGCTTCACGAGCCGAGCGTCATCGTCCTGGATGAACCGACCTCCGGGCTGGACCCGCGCGGTATGTTCGAGATGCGCGAAGTGCTGCGTGAGCTGAAGAAGGGCGACTACACCGTCTTCATGTCCTCCCACCTGATGAACGAGGTGCAGGAGGTCTGTTCCGACGTCGCCCTGATCAACCGGGGAAAATTGCTGAAATCCGGCAGCGTGGAATCGCTCCTGAGCGAGTTCCGGGGCAAGAAGATCGAGGTCCGTACCACGAAGAAAGTGGAGCCTGCCGATTTTGTCAACGCAAGCAAGATCTCGGGCGTGCAGGGGATCAACGCCCTGGGGGACAACGCCTTTACCATGGACTTCAGCGGGGGGGACGAGGAACAGGCGCGCCTGCTCCTGGACCTGCAGTCCATCGGTCTCAGGATCGTTGCCTTCAAAGAGAGCGGCATGGCGCTGGAATCGCTGTACATGTCCCTGATCAAGGATTCGAGGTGATCCAAATTGACAGATCTCTATAACATCAACAAGGACCTGAAGGTCACGGTACCGTCGGATGTCGAACAGGTCTTCCTAGTGGCCAAGTACGATATCCTGAAGCACATCCGGTCCAAGAGGTTGCTGGCGATCGGCATAATCATCGGCCTGGTGCTGGTGCTGGTCACGTTCTTGGGGACCCTCAACAACGCCGACCCTCACAACGCCGCGAGATTTGTGGGCAACTACGCAGGATTCGCGAACACCATGATCATCATAGGCGTTACCCTGTTCGCCGGGGACGCGATCGTCTCGGAGTTCCAGAACAGGACCGGCTATCTGCTCTTCCCGAACCCGGTGAAGAAATCGAGCCTGTATGCAGGGAAGTTCCTGGCATCGGTAGGCATCATGAGCCTCGTGATCGCGGTATACTATCTTGTGGCGATGGTGATAGGCCTTGCATATACCGGTAACTTCACCGAGCTGGCCATCTATTCCATGCTATTGGCGATCCTGTATGGAGCGGCAGCGACCGGACTGGCCTTCCTGATCTCGTCGGTCCTGAAGACATCCACGGCGGCGTTGGTGCTGACATTCTTCATGCTGTTCATGATCCTCTCGTTGATAACGGCGGTGGGTTCGATCGCCGGTTTCAAACCAGACGGCGAACTGACATTCGCTGGAGGGACCATCTCGTACATCATGCAATCGCCATACCCGACCGATACGGTGACCAATGTCCCAGGGGCGGGGTTCGTGCTCCACTCCTACGTACCGGATGTTGGCCTTTCCATCGTGGTGATGCTGGTCTGGCTGATCGTCACTGCGGTCCTAGGCTATGTGGCGTTCAGTCGTCGGGAAATGGTCAGCTAGTGGCGTCGACCGAAACCTCTTCCTTTCAATTTTCCATTCCTATTGAAAAAGCCAGTTCTCGGGACGGATCCGTATCCCGGAAAAGAATGGAAGAGGTGTCCGTCCCTCTCGGTCACTTCGGCAGCAGGTAAAGCTCTTCCTCATGCTGGAAGACCTTGACCGTCTCGCCCTTGGTCTTATAACGCTGCGGTTTCCTCAGCTCCACCGGTTTGAAGGTGGTGGGATGCATGATCTGCAGCTCCCGGTCCGTTTCTGTGAGAACGACCGCGTCCATCATCTCCTCACGCTTGCCGATGACCCTTGCCTCGGTCATGTCGCCGTTACCGACGGTGAACGATTCGGATGTCTTGATGTCGGTGATCTTCGTATTGGTGGTGCGGATCGCGCCCACCAGGTACATGTGCTTCCGGTAAATGACGACGTCACCGTAGCGGTATGCCGGCAAACGGATCAGGTAGGTCATACGGTATACGTCGTGCCCGTCCTTCTGGGTGAGCAGCTTGGCCGTCTCCTTGACCTCCGCCCCATACATTTCCGCAAGGTCGTGCGTGAGGGTCTTCCCCAGAGCCTGGCTGGACAGGTTGATGTCCGATCCGCCATTGGCCCCGGGGACCAGGGTGATCTTGCTGATGAACATCTCCCGGTTCTCGGCGCCGATCTCCTTGACCATCTTGGAGACCCGGTTGACGATCTCCTCCAGCTCGTTCTTGTCGAACTTCCGGTCACGGGTGCGTATCTGCAGGGTCGCCTCGTAGTAGTTCCCCTGTATCTTGGAGCATTTGCCGCACACGTTCGTCTTCACCCGTACGATGGTGTCCAGCTCCTCCCTGGTAGTGAACCCGTGATAGGTGACGGTCAGGTCCAGGTGCACGCGATAGTTGGCCTTGTCCCGGGCTATGACGGATGTCTTGATGTTATCGATGTCCGCCTCCTTCATCAGGCAGATGCCGGATATCGCCGCCTCCTGGGCCGCGATCTCGACCTTATAGCCATGCCATTTATTGTTCACTTGGAAATCTGAACAGTGGACGCACTGGAACAGGTTTACGTGGTCTGCTATCGTGGTGAAACGCTTGTTCTCCATGAAGCATTCCGAGCAGACCGACTCGATGACCTCGCCCTCTTTTCCGCATTTTACACAGAACGACATCTCAATACCTTACCATCTGGGCGTGCGGGACGCCCCCGATGATCATGACGCACTCCTCCTCTATGAAGTCGTGCTCCGCCGCGATGCGGCATACCTTCTCGCCCACGAGGTTCGCTATCGTGCATCCGCTCAGGCGGTTCACCAGCATCTCCTCGTCCGCGTCCTCGCCCTGATAGAAGCCGGGCGAGACG
It encodes:
- a CDS encoding ABC transporter ATP-binding protein — encoded protein: MEYPIEIENLVKDYRGGFRAVDSLTLKVPHKAFLGFLGPNGAGKTTTIKVLTNMLVATSGKASLNGIDVTSDPKMALADVGAVVETPEFYPYLTPIETLEYLGQLRGMSMTDIRRRSKEVLEVVKMTEWQDKRIGKFSKGMKQRLAIAQALLHEPSVIVLDEPTSGLDPRGMFEMREVLRELKKGDYTVFMSSHLMNEVQEVCSDVALINRGKLLKSGSVESLLSEFRGKKIEVRTTKKVEPADFVNASKISGVQGINALGDNAFTMDFSGGDEEQARLLLDLQSIGLRIVAFKESGMALESLYMSLIKDSR
- a CDS encoding NMD3-related protein — protein: MSFCVKCGKEGEVIESVCSECFMENKRFTTIADHVNLFQCVHCSDFQVNNKWHGYKVEIAAQEAAISGICLMKEADIDNIKTSVIARDKANYRVHLDLTVTYHGFTTREELDTIVRVKTNVCGKCSKIQGNYYEATLQIRTRDRKFDKNELEEIVNRVSKMVKEIGAENREMFISKITLVPGANGGSDINLSSQALGKTLTHDLAEMYGAEVKETAKLLTQKDGHDVYRMTYLIRLPAYRYGDVVIYRKHMYLVGAIRTTNTKITDIKTSESFTVGNGDMTEARVIGKREEMMDAVVLTETDRELQIMHPTTFKPVELRKPQRYKTKGETVKVFQHEEELYLLPK
- a CDS encoding fumarate hydratase; this translates as MLSLLATMHTSMHYDDEVIEEITIRLLRTAATTLPSDVMEALERAREAETEPVAKVQLDTILKNVELGEMRLLPMCQDTGLPLFYISGRCDGRLIAAIRKGVERATRTIPLRPNVVDPVTRMNAGNNLGDMMPLIHFEPADHDHTDITLMMKGAGSENMSALRMLTPSQGVKGIKEFILDTVVAAGGRPCPPVIVGVGIGGTADLACHLAKKALLRPVHKRSEDGSLRRMEEEMTEALNRTGIGPMGLGGKSTVLGVSIESASCHTASLPVAISLQCWAARRASVRLYPDGRAVFSTEGFW
- a CDS encoding carboxypeptidase-like regulatory domain-containing protein, with translation MKRIATLLLTVALLISAIPVLTAPALSATVEQGFQGTVLNETGAPMSEVVITARNTTTDSALTTFTNSAGAFALNTPNGTYNISAGLSNYRSNITYVDKTIISGQAVELNFTMTEILGSLNGFVTDGKAPVNGVTVVMASDHYNYTAVTVAPLGEYRISKIQPDTYVANFTKLGYDRTNSLPLVIKRGVIKLYNASMQAQPCTLFGQVTENGNPQDGVTITARGQDTLWTGTTDAKGNYSIQLTADSYTVTFTKKDFNAKDVSISLAPFEDRQLDVSILKSKNNNTSAYLFGFDLPHSLMVIGLIIALATICAALFVNFKVRKKPELLGQDPHDEKRQERS
- a CDS encoding FumA C-terminus/TtdB family hydratase beta subunit, translating into MKRVVSPLSEDTVRSLAAGEEVLLSGPVLTARDEAHMRALEMHERGEPLPFDLQGIAVYHCGPIMVREADGWRLVAAGPTTSSRMNTIEPAFIKAFGIRAIIGKGGMSRSTVEAMKEQGCVYLAFTGGAAIIASKGITKVESVDWLDLGMPEAVWHLQANDFGPLIVAIDSHGRSLYDEIDERVRVNLEGIRKDLGL
- a CDS encoding ABC transporter permease encodes the protein MTDLYNINKDLKVTVPSDVEQVFLVAKYDILKHIRSKRLLAIGIIIGLVLVLVTFLGTLNNADPHNAARFVGNYAGFANTMIIIGVTLFAGDAIVSEFQNRTGYLLFPNPVKKSSLYAGKFLASVGIMSLVIAVYYLVAMVIGLAYTGNFTELAIYSMLLAILYGAAATGLAFLISSVLKTSTAALVLTFFMLFMILSLITAVGSIAGFKPDGELTFAGGTISYIMQSPYPTDTVTNVPGAGFVLHSYVPDVGLSIVVMLVWLIVTAVLGYVAFSRREMVS
- a CDS encoding plastocyanin/azurin family copper-binding protein — its product is MKTSTIIGIVLVVVIIVIAGVYVATQNNNNSGTTPVGDNPVTISNFAFSPNLIIVHVNDTVTWKNNDGITHTVTSDANSTKVFDSGNLGAGSTFSVTFTVAGDYWYHCTIHPSMAHAIVRVLPQTTG
- a CDS encoding DUF424 family protein; the protein is MITVRVYKQGSDVVVAACDKHLLGQTFREGELRLAVSPGFYQGEDADEEMLVNRLSGCTIANLVGEKVCRIAAEHDFIEEECVMIIGGVPHAQMVRY